Genomic segment of Tindallia californiensis:
TCTTAAATGGTTTATTGCGAAATATAAAGGGTATTTCTTCCAAGGCTAAATCATCGGCTGAAACCTTGGCTATGTCATCCCAAAAAGCTAGCGATACAGTGGATGAAGTTTCCAAAGCAATTGATGAAATCGCTGAAGGTGCTTGTGCACAAGCTACCGATACAGATCATGCTTCTCAAACAGCCTCAAAGCTTTCAACGGTTTTTGAAGAAATGGATGGTAAAGCTTCTGAAATGAATCGGTTTTCAGAAAAGATTATTGGCGAAAAAGAACAGGGTGAGGTGGCTATTAAGCAACTTAAGGAAAAATCTGAGTTAGCGGAAAGTACCAACGATAGTGTCGAGAAAGCAATTTCAGACCTAGACAAAAATACACAGTCAATAAGCAGTATTCTTGACTCTATCAGTTCAATTGCTGTTCAAACAAACTTATTAGCCTTAAATGCCTCTATCGAAGCTGCAAGAGCTGGAGAGCAAGGCAAGGGATTTGCTGTTGTTGCAGAGGAAATACGTAAGCTGGCCGAAGAGTCTAGCGAAGCAACAGATCAAATCCGCAACATAACGACGGCTATTATTTACGGAAGTGGTCAAACAGTTGAAACAATGAAAAAAGCTAAACAGATTTCCAGCGAACAAAAGAATGCTGTAGAGAATATGGAAAAATCTTTTAACGAAATATCAACATCAATCAGCGGTATTACAAAAGGAATTCAAAGCATTAAAGACTCTTCGAGGGATTTATCCTTTGTCGTATCGGATATTGTTAAGACAATGACAAATATTTCCGCTGTATCTGAAGAATCAGCCGCTACTTCGGAGGAGGTAAACGCATCCATGCATCAGCAATCGTCCGCTATTGACGAAATTGCTTCTGAAGCAGAATCGTTAAATGCACTCTCTGTCAAGCTTAATGATGAGCTGGGTAAGTTTAAGGTTTAACTGATTTCATCAGTTAATACCATCCAAATTTGTATTCCCCTTTGATCCATGCTTTCTGAAGGATCCAAAACAACGAATACCGCTTTTTCTGTGTTCAAAACCAGAAAAGGCGGTATTCGTTAACCAAGAATATTTTCAAGTTTGAAAAAACAACCTTCCATTAGATAAATCGCTACTGTTACGGCTAATAAATCCGCACATCCGCCGGGACTGATATTCTGGTTAATAAAGTAGGTATCTAGCTCTGTCATCGCTTGCCGTCCTTCTTTACTCTCCATGCCACCTTTTTCAATCACTCTCAACGCCTGTTCTCGGCATTTTTGAAGTCCTTCCATCCCAACCCGCGAAACAACGGTGGTATCTTCCACCTGAGAAAACAAATGCAGCAGGGTATGCACCATTGCATCATTAACGCTCATTCCACTGTTTATAGCATCCTGAAATACTGGATATCCAATATTCTTTATGGAAGGAAGCCCCTTCTCAACTTCACCTCTAATACCTGTTAATCCATGGCTTATGTATAGATTTTCTCCATTGGTCCTTTCTTTATCTTCCCTAATAGCATCAAGTTCTTTTTTGATCATTCCTTCACAAATCACGGAAACTTTTTCGCATATTTTTTCCATCGATCTTTCTCCTGCATTAGTTGCAAGACCAGCTGCTGCTGCCACAATACCGCCAAGAAATAAAATGCCTCTCTGCGTGTTCACCTGATCTGTCAGGGAAAGAAATTCCTTCTCCGCTTCTATTCCCAATGGTCGAAGCTTTGGGAGCAACTGAGATTCCACTTTGCAATCCAATCCCATTTCCGCAAAAATAGAAAAATAGGGAGCAATGGCCGCACTGCTTAAAAGAAAACTAATCAGATTCATATCTTTATGTGCACCTACGGAGTTGGGACTCACCAATCCCGGCGATGGTTCACAGGATACCTCTAAAAGAATGCCTGCTGTCATTGCCTGTCCAATGGTTAGTGCCTCTTTTGATAAGCTCCATTGTTTTTCATTCATCTGTCACCAATCCTTTGAAGATTATTTTTTGAGCACTTGCCTTCACTTCTTCAAAATCATGCTTTTTTTCACGGTAACAAAGCAGTGCTTTTTCATCACAAACCAAACAAACTCTTCCCTCCATTAGTAAATCTCGACGTGAGAGCATGCTTCCTTTTTCGTCTAGCACGTCAATATCAAAAATCCGCCCCCCTCGATGGCTGTTTTCCAGGTCAATGGCTTTTTCTTTTATTTGAACTGCCGGTAAATCAATGACCCAAAAACCTTCAGGTCCCCATTTCCCCAACCTGCTATGCTTATCTACAATATTTCCGTCATAAGCTCTATCAATGGTTTTTAAGGCAATATGAAATATTGTTTCCCACTCTTTATACGCTTCAAAACCACCTGGCAAGTTTAATGTTAGGGAAATCATCGGTAATTGGTACCTAGCTATCCATTCCTTTTGAAAGGCGCTCCTTTCTTCCTTTGCTTCTAGCACTCTTCTCATTCGTTTATCCAACATTCGTCACTCCATTAATCCAGTTTTAACAAAGGGTTAATGCCTGCTATTGCTTTTTTTTATTGCTTCTGTAATTCTTCGCCCTTCTTCCGTTAATAAATATTGATACGTGCTTTCTGGGACAAGTTGTCGAACCGATTCCAAACGATCGGCTGCCAACTCTTTTCGAACCATTGATGCACTAATACAACTATCCTCTTGTCTCTTTCTTTCAAACACTTTTAATTCGATGTCCGCTTCCGGTAATACTTGATGCATTGTTTCGTTATACATTTTTGTTACAGGACAATAAGGTTCTTCTCCTACATATCTGCGATGAATATTTAATGCCGGTGCAATAAATTCGGTAAAAATTTTCAGATCCAGCAAGGTGTGGGACCGAAGAACTTCTTCGCCCTTCAAAAAATAACTGGGAAAGGTAGCGGCGGAAATAATATAGTTTTCCCCTTTATGAAGAAACACATTTTCAAGATGTTTTGTTCCAGCTTTTACCAGCTCATACCTGACTTCTGCCGGGAAGCTGGAACGATTTTCCCATACAATAAATACATGCACTACATCGCATTCCTTGGCAGCTTGTTCAATCAAGTATTGATGCCCTAAGGTAAAGGGATTACAGTTCATCACAATGGAACCAATCACATGACCGTCTCTTTTTTTCTTTTTCAAATTTCCTATATAGGTTTTTATACCATCTCGCTGATTTTCAAGTAAACAAACATAATTTTCCACTTCTGTAATCGCATAAAATCCCAAGTCTTCAAACATACGCCGGTTTTCTGGTTTCGTATAGATAAAAAGATGGGTTTCTCCACGTTGATAAGCTTCATTGATCAGTTGGGTGGCTATTTTATTCGTAAGGCCTTCTCCTTGATAGTTTTCCTTAACCGCCAGAGATTTTAGTACATTCCTGCTTAAAGAACCCGTCGCTATGATTTCCTCACCTTTCAAAATGCCCACCGTATACTCCACATCTTTTTCCAACTTTAAGCCTTGTTCTATCAGAAAATCCGAAACCATTTGCTTTTCTCTGTCACTATTCAATTGCTTTAAGGTAAATCCATAATCCATGCTCATCCTACCCGCTCCTTACGATTCAAGTGGATCTACCCCTAGCAAGTCCTTATCTTTAAGCCTTCCGACTTGCTTTTCACAGCAGCCCACCGTTTTTTTTGAAGACATATCCCTATTTTCCTCAGCTAAATACTATCACGGATGAGTGAATGAACACAATGTCTATTCCTATTCCTCTTTACTAAATAACGGTATGATCATTGTCATCGATCAAAAAATGTTATCGATAAAATTACACATTTTGGGGAACTTTACTTTGTCAGACAATATTTTTTCAAAAAACTTTTTCATTAGGCCTTGACAGCAATCGAAGAAATATTTAGAATAGATGATAATTTACTGACAAGTTAATGAATGAAAAAACCATTGCTGGAGACAGGTGCTTTGTTCTTCCAATCAAAGAGAGTCGGTGTATGCTGAAAGCCGACATTGGAGCCATTGCCTCAAATCACTCCAGGGGAGCATTTCTGAATAATAGTAGGAAAGGACGGTTAATCTCGTTATCGATTTAGGTTTGATAGAACCGAAATAAGTGGCTCTTTGGAATAAAAGAGCAATTAGAGTGGTACCGCGGATATCCGCCTCTTATATGATAGAGGCGGTTTTTTATTTTATTAGGAGGGATGATCATGACCGCAAAAGATTTTGAAAGTAAACATGTTAGCTTAGAAGAGGCCGGTAACGACATTAAAGTAGCCGCAGAAAATGTAGAGGGGATTGTGAATAAAACCGAGTTAATCTACAGTGATTTTTTCAGCAGTGAATGCCGGAACAATGTATATCTGAAACCTGAAAACCTTCAGTTTACAGGTTCTTTTAAGATACGAGGAGCTTACAATAAAATTGTCCGCTTACCGGAATCGATACGAAAAAATGGCATTGTAGCTTCTTCTGCCGGGAATCATGCTCAGGGCGTAGCTTATTCAGCTAAACGTCTCGGTATTTCTTCAAAAATTGTTATGCCCAGTGTCACACCATTAATTAAAGTAGAGGCTACTAAAGCTCATGGTTCAGAAGTTGTGATCCATGGTGATATCTATGATGATGCTTATCAGAAAGCCATGGATATTGCCAAAACAGAAGGCCGGGAATTTGTTCATCCTTTTAATGATTATGATGTAATCTGTGGTCAAGGAACCATTGGTTTGGAGATTGTGGAGGAACTGAAGGATGTTGATGAAATCCTGGTGCCTATCGGTGGTGGTGGATTAATTGCCGGTATCGCTATGGCCGTAAAATCAGTGAATCCTAATATTCGGGTGATTGGTGTGGAGCCAGAAGGAGCCATGACCATGAAAAATTCGCTTAACAATGATAAAGTCTGTGACCTTAGCCTCATTCGCACCTCTGCAGAAGGTGTTGCTGTAAAACGACCAGGAGATTTAAGCTTTCAGATTGCAAAATGTTTTGTGGATGGCATTGTTACAGTTTCTGAAAAAGAAATTATGGAAGCACTATTAATGCTTATTGATAAACATAAGCTGATTGCCGAAACTGCTGGTGTTCTTACGCTTGCAGCGCTGAAGAAGCTGACGGTTACCAATAAAAAAATTGTCAGTGTGATCAGTGGCGGTAATATCGATGTGGTGACCATTTCTTCTATGATTAATAAGGGGCTTATTTCCCGGGGGCGAATTTTTTGTTTTAGCGTCGACCTGCCGGATGTTCCTGGTCAACTTCTTCATATTTCTAAAATTTTGTCGGATCTGAAAGCCAATGTCATCAAACTGGATCATAACCAGTTCAAGGCAATGGATCGTTATGAAAATGTTCAGTTGGAGGTGACGGTAGAGACCAATGGTCACCTTCACATTGATGAAATTATTGAAGCACTGCTAAAGGATGGATTTAAGGTGAATCGGGTTTATTAACCTTCTTCGACAGGTAGCTTTGAATTGATCATGGTCACTGAATAAGGTAAAATAAAGATCTAGTGATATAGGCTTATTGCTTCGACCACAGAAGACATCTCAATAACCATAAGGAGTGCCCCTTTTATGCCTACTGAAAAAAAGATCTTTCTTTACGAGGCTGTGATTGCACAGCTGATTGCTTTTATGAAAAATAACCAGTATCATCCCGGAGACAAGCTTCCCTCCGAACGAAAACTGTCCACCCTCTTAGCCGTTAGCCGAACCTCCATCCGGGAGGCTCTTAAAACATTACAGGCAAAGGATATTGTC
This window contains:
- a CDS encoding methyl-accepting chemotaxis protein, whose product is MLKKWLSSKAATPKIILGALLFSVPIIVLPYDKNLLLYGLYSWLLIGIYFFISSRLVKDDEKILTYLTDVAAGNLVVSSELGKQTTSIIFSYSEKISHIAHSLSKGSDLSTKDAYDYEGFLRNHKGIKRIFITDETGQQIYNSAVTDPKKLLFNGDRSYFKNAEKTGKPQVSNCTFSKRENRLAIIVAAPYQRNARFNGIVAATVDLIEISPASEKKQNIVLGTIQVLNGLLRNIKGISSKAKSSAETLAMSSQKASDTVDEVSKAIDEIAEGACAQATDTDHASQTASKLSTVFEEMDGKASEMNRFSEKIIGEKEQGEVAIKQLKEKSELAESTNDSVEKAISDLDKNTQSISSILDSISSIAVQTNLLALNASIEAARAGEQGKGFAVVAEEIRKLAEESSEATDQIRNITTAIIYGSGQTVETMKKAKQISSEQKNAVENMEKSFNEISTSISGITKGIQSIKDSSRDLSFVVSDIVKTMTNISAVSEESAATSEEVNASMHQQSSAIDEIASEAESLNALSVKLNDELGKFKV
- a CDS encoding triphosphoribosyl-dephospho-CoA synthase — encoded protein: MNEKQWSLSKEALTIGQAMTAGILLEVSCEPSPGLVSPNSVGAHKDMNLISFLLSSAAIAPYFSIFAEMGLDCKVESQLLPKLRPLGIEAEKEFLSLTDQVNTQRGILFLGGIVAAAAGLATNAGERSMEKICEKVSVICEGMIKKELDAIREDKERTNGENLYISHGLTGIRGEVEKGLPSIKNIGYPVFQDAINSGMSVNDAMVHTLLHLFSQVEDTTVVSRVGMEGLQKCREQALRVIEKGGMESKEGRQAMTELDTYFINQNISPGGCADLLAVTVAIYLMEGCFFKLENILG
- the citX gene encoding citrate lyase holo-[acyl-carrier protein] synthase — its product is MDKRMRRVLEAKEERSAFQKEWIARYQLPMISLTLNLPGGFEAYKEWETIFHIALKTIDRAYDGNIVDKHSRLGKWGPEGFWVIDLPAVQIKEKAIDLENSHRGGRIFDIDVLDEKGSMLSRRDLLMEGRVCLVCDEKALLCYREKKHDFEEVKASAQKIIFKGLVTDE
- the citC gene encoding [citrate (pro-3S)-lyase] ligase — translated: MSMDYGFTLKQLNSDREKQMVSDFLIEQGLKLEKDVEYTVGILKGEEIIATGSLSRNVLKSLAVKENYQGEGLTNKIATQLINEAYQRGETHLFIYTKPENRRMFEDLGFYAITEVENYVCLLENQRDGIKTYIGNLKKKKRDGHVIGSIVMNCNPFTLGHQYLIEQAAKECDVVHVFIVWENRSSFPAEVRYELVKAGTKHLENVFLHKGENYIISAATFPSYFLKGEEVLRSHTLLDLKIFTEFIAPALNIHRRYVGEEPYCPVTKMYNETMHQVLPEADIELKVFERKRQEDSCISASMVRKELAADRLESVRQLVPESTYQYLLTEEGRRITEAIKKSNSRH
- the ilvA gene encoding threonine ammonia-lyase, whose protein sequence is MTAKDFESKHVSLEEAGNDIKVAAENVEGIVNKTELIYSDFFSSECRNNVYLKPENLQFTGSFKIRGAYNKIVRLPESIRKNGIVASSAGNHAQGVAYSAKRLGISSKIVMPSVTPLIKVEATKAHGSEVVIHGDIYDDAYQKAMDIAKTEGREFVHPFNDYDVICGQGTIGLEIVEELKDVDEILVPIGGGGLIAGIAMAVKSVNPNIRVIGVEPEGAMTMKNSLNNDKVCDLSLIRTSAEGVAVKRPGDLSFQIAKCFVDGIVTVSEKEIMEALLMLIDKHKLIAETAGVLTLAALKKLTVTNKKIVSVISGGNIDVVTISSMINKGLISRGRIFCFSVDLPDVPGQLLHISKILSDLKANVIKLDHNQFKAMDRYENVQLEVTVETNGHLHIDEIIEALLKDGFKVNRVY